Within the Mucilaginibacter sp. CSA2-8R genome, the region GATATACTGGCGTTTGGCCCTTACCCCGCCGACGGCTTTTTTGCCAACGGAAGTTATATGCAGTTTGATGCCGTGCTGGCCATGTACCACGATCAGGGCTTAATTCCGTTTAAGCAAATTTCGTTCGAATCGGGCGTTAACTACACTGCAGGTTTAAGCTTTGTGCGTACCTCGCCCGATCATGGCACGGCATATGACATTGCGGGTAAAAACAAAGCATCTGAAACATCATTCCGTGAGGCGCTTTTTCAGGCTATTCATATTGTAAAGTACCGTCGCGAAACAGCTGCGTTAAACGAAAATCCATTGCCGTTTAGCAAGCTGAGCCGCGACCGCGATTAGAACTTCTCTGTTTATTGACATAAGGAGTGTTTGAGTGCTGATATGCTGTATAATGCAGTGTAAATACGGCGCTTTTCTAATTTGAAAAAACACTTTCTCGTTACATATATTTTTTCTACATTTGCGGGCTAATTATCGCTCATTGAAATCATTAAAAACATATTCGATACCTTTTACTGGTCTTAAGCTCGGCAAGCACGAGTTTGATTACGTAGTGGATAACGAGTTTTTTAAAGAATTCGATTATTCGCTGGTTAAAAAAGCAAATCTGCAATGTAAAGTGGAGTTGGATAAGCAAGAAACAATGCTGATTCTGAATTTTCACATTCACGGCACAATTGATCTGGCTTGCGACCGTTGTTTATCAGAATATCCGCAACCGGTAGATATTCATGAGCAACAGGTGGCCAAGTTTAGCGAGGAAGAGATTGATGAGGATGAAGAGATCATTACCCTGACCAAAAATGATACAGAAATCAATATTGCAGGGTTAATGTATGAGTATATAAATGTTGCCGTTCCGTTTATTGCCAATTGCGGCAGCGAGGGGGATACGCCATATTGTGATAAAGATATGCTCGATCGTTTAGATAAACTATCGGGCGGTGATGAACAAGAAAAAAGTGATGACCCACGATGGGACGCACTTAAAAAGTTAAAATGATATAATATTTAGAAGTTATGCCAAATCCAAAACGTAAGTTCTCCAAATCGAGAACGGCTAAACGCAGAACGCATTATAAAGCTGAAGCGCCATCTTTAACTACTTGCGCTACAACAGGTGCTGTACATTTGCCACACCGCGCATACACTGTTGATGGTAACCTTTACTACAACGGTAAAGTTCTTATCGAGAAAGCAGCTACAGTTTAAGACCTGATTTTCTGCAATGAAGATAGGCTTAGACATTATGGGCGGCGATTATGCTCCAAAAGCTGCGGTTTTAGGAGCGGTCGAAGCTTATAAAGCTTTACCCGAACAGCAAAAGCTGGTGCTGGTAGGCGACAAAGAAATTGCTGTAAGTATTCTTCAGGAAAACGGGTTCAATCCAGATCATTTTGAGTATGTACATACTACCGAAGTGATTGGTATGGGTGAGCACCCCACTAAAGCCATCACACAAAAGCCCGACTCAAGCATTGCACAGGGGTTTAAGCTGTTAAAAGAAGGTCATATTCAGGCTTTCTCATCAGCCGGAAACACTGGGGCTATGCTGGTAGGTGCTATGTTCAGCGTTAAAACTATTCCGGGTGTTATACGTCCGGCTATGACAGCTATTGTACCCAAACTGAAAGGCGGTTTGGGTATTTTGTTGGATGTAGGTGCCAATGCTGACTGTAAGCCCGAAACGCTATTGCAGTTTGGTGTGTTGGGCAGTCTTTTTGGCCAGCATGTTTATAACTTAGATAATCCAAAAGTTGCGCTGATGAATATTGGCGAAGAGGAAGAAAAAGGAAACATGCTTTGCCAGGCTACTTACCCGTTGATGAAAGATACTGCCCGGTTTAACTTTGTGGGCAATGTAGAAGGCCGCGACCTGTTCGGTGACGCTGCTGACGTTTTTGTTTGCGATGGTTTTACCGGTAATGTTATTGTTAAAATGGCCGAGTCATACTATGTTATTGCCCGCAAAAAAGGTATCAATGATGAGTTTTTTGATCGCTTTAATTATGAGCAGTACGGAGGTAGTCCAATCCTGGGTGTTAACGCCCCAGTGGTAGTTGGCCACGGCATATCCAGTCCCGAAGCTATCAAAAACATGGTATTGCTGTCGCGCAATATGGTGGAGAGCAACCTTGTTGAAAAGATTAAACAGGCTTTTGTTTAAATATTTAATAAATGCATAAACTACAGGCTGCAATTACCGCTGTTCATGGCTATGCACCCGACTACATACTCACCAATCACGAGCTGGAAGCCTTGGTTGATACCAACGACGAATGGATAACCACTCGTACCGGTATTAAAGAACGCCGTATACTTAAAGGCGAAGGTACTGCCACTTCAGATTTAGCTGTACCTGCTGTAAACGGACTGCTTAAAAAACGCGGTATCAGCGCCGAAGAAATAGACCTTATCATTTTTTGTACTACCACGCCCGATATGCCTTTTCCGGCTACGGCAAATATTTTGGCCGACAAAATAGGTGCAAAAAATGCATGGGGATATGATTTACAGGCAGCCTGCTCGGGTTTTGTATTTGGTTTAGCTACCGGGGCCGCTTTTATTGAAAGTGGTAAGCACAAAAAGGTATTGGTAGTTGGCGGCGATAAAATGTCGTCGATTATTGATTATCAGGACCGTGCTACCTGCATTATATTTGGCGATGGTTGCGGTGCAGCCTTATTAGAACCCAATACCGAAGGCTACGGCGTAGTTGACTCTGTTTTAAAAAGCGATGGCTCGGGCCGGGAGTTTTTAAACATGAAGGCTGGCGGCTCATTAAGGCCGGCAACCCACGAGACCGTTTCGGGGCGTGAGCACTATGCTTTCCAGGAAGGTAAAACCGTATTTAAATTTGCTGTAACCAACATGGCCAACGTAGCGGCCGAAATTATGGAACGCAACAACCTGGTAGCTGATGATGTAGCATGGCTGGTTCCGCACCAGGCTAACAAGCGCATTATTGATGCTACGGCTAGCCGTATGGGCATCAGCGACGAAAAGGTAGTCATCAACATTGAGCGTTACGGCAATACCACCAATGGTACCATACCGCTTTGCCTTTGGGAATGGGAGAGCAAATTTAAGAAAGGCGATAACATTGTACTGGCAGCCTTTGGCGGCGGTTTCACCTGGGGATCCCTTTACTTAAAATGGGCCTACTAAATTTGGAACTATTTTTATTTAATTTGTTATAACTTAGGTTTTTAAATTATCGAGAAACCACTACACCTAAATATGGATATAAAACAAATTCAGGATCTTATCCGCTTCGTTTCAAAATCTGGCGTAAACGAAGTATCCATTGAACAGAACGAATTTAAGATTACGATAAAAACCAATCAGGCACCTACCGTAGTTAATGCAACTTTGCCGGTAGCACAACCTGTATCGGCAATGCCGGCAGCTGCGGCTGTAACTGTACCTGCTTCAGCGCAAGCCGAGGCACCTGTAGCAGATGATACATCAAAATACATTACCATTAAATCGCCGATGATTGGTACTTTCTATCGCTCATCTACTCCTGATAAACCTTCGTTTGTAAACGTGGGCGACGAAATTTCGAATGGTAGCGTGCTGTGTATTATCGAAGCCATGAAACTGTTTAACGAGATTGAATCTGAAGTTTCTGGCCGGGTGGTAAAAGTTCTCGTAGATAATTCTTCGCCGGTTGAGTACGACCAGCCTTTGTTTTTAGTTGAACCGATGTAAAATTGCTTAAGGCGTTATAAGGTAAATGTGCAGATGCTGTAAAAACATCTGCACATTTGCATATCAGCGCATTTTGCACATTTAAGATAGCTCATGTTTAAAAAAATATTAATTGCTAACCGTGGTGAAATTGCCTTGCGTATTATTCGTACCTGTAAGGAAATGGGCATTAAAACGGTAGCCGTTTACTCAACTGCCGACCGCGACAGTTTGCACGTTCGTTTTGCCGACGAGGCTGTTTGTATTGGCCCGCCTGCCAGCCGTGATTCTTATTTAAATATCCCGAACATCATTTCTGCAGCCGAAGTAACCAATGCTGATGCTATACATCCGGGCTATGGTTTCTTGTCTGAAAACGCAAAGTTTTCGGCCATTTGTGCTGAGTACGGCATTAAGTTTATTGGTGCCACTGCCGACCAGATTAATGATATGGGCGACAAAGCTGCTGCCAAAGCAACCATGAAAAAAGCCGGTGTGCCGACTATTCCTGGTTCTGAGGGCTTGCTGAGCGACGTAAAAGAAGGTATACAAGTAGCCAACAAAATTGGTTATCCTATTATATTGAAGGCAACTGCCGGTGGTGGTGGCCGCGGTATGCGTATTGTTTGGAACGACCTTGATTTTGAACCAGCCTGGGATTCGGCACGTGCTGAAGCCGGTGCGGCCTTCGGTAATGATGGTATTTATCTTGAAAAATACGTAGAAGATCCTCGTCATATCGAAATACAGGTGGTAGGAGATCAATACGGCAGAGTATGCCATTTATCTGAACGAGATTGCTCTATACAGCGTCGTCACCAAAAGCTGGTCGAAGAGTCGCCTTCGCCATTCATGACTGAGAAGTTACGCCGTAAAATGGGCGAAGCTGCAGTTAAAGGCGCTAAAGCGGTAAGGTATGAAGGCGCAGGTACTATTGAGTTTTTGGTAGACAAGCACCATAATTTCTACTTTATGGAAATGAATACCCGTATACAGGTAGAGCATCCAGTTACCGAAGAGGTAATTAACGTAGACTTAATTAAAGAACAGATTAAGGTAGCGGCAGGTACGCCAATATCAGGCAAAAATTACGAGCCTACAATGCATGCCATCGAATGCCGTATCAACGCTGAGGATCCGTTCAATAATTTCCGTCCTTCGCCGGGTAAAATTACCAACTTCCATTCGCCGGGCGGCCATGGGGTAAGGGTAGATACACACGTATACAGTGGTTATGTAATTCCGCCAAATTACGACTCAATGATTGCCAAGCTGATTTGTGTAGCGCAAACCCGCGAGGAAGCGTTAAACACCATGGAACGGGCTTTAAGCGAGTTTGTGATTGAAGGTATCAAAACTACCATTCCTTTCCACCTTCAGCTGTTAAAAGATCCTAACTTTAGAGCAGGTAATTTTACCACTAAATTTATGGAGACTTTTGAGATAGCCGAGTAAGTACAACTTACAGGAGAAAAATTATATCAATACCATTCTTTATTTACAGAATGGTATTTTTGTTTGCAGTACATGAGCGATAATAAGATAGTAAAAGCAATTAAGGAAAAGAGTAAAGATCTCGAAGTAGAAATGTCGTTTTTCGACCATATCGAAGTGCTTAGGTGGCACCTCATCCGGTCGTGCATTGCTATTCTCGTGTTTACCATATTAGCTTTTGTTTATTACGACTGGGTTTTCGATACCGTAATTATGGGTCCTAAAAAGCCTGATTTTTGGACGTATCGTATGCTGTGTAAACTGGGCGATTATTTGCATCGTCCCGGTTTTTGTATTACTAAAATCCCTGGAAAGATCATTAATACCGAGATGGCCGGGCAGTTTACGCTCGAAATTAATTCTGCCCTGATTATTGGTATCACCCTTGGGTTTCCTTACCTGTTGTGGGAGATCTGGCGCTTTATTAAGCCGGCACTTCATGAAAGTGAGCGCAAAGCAGCATCCGGCTTTGTATTATATGCCTCACTTTTGTTTATTTTAGGGATTTTATTTGGTTATTACATCATCGCTCCTGAGTCTATCAGCTTTTTGGCTAACTTAAGCGTGAGCGACCAGATAGAAAATACATTCACCGTAGACTCTTACCTGTCATCTGTAGCTACTTTAACACTGGCGACAGGCGTGGTATTCCAACTACCGATGATTGTGCACATCCTATCAAGCATTGGTTTGCTTACGCCTAAACTAATGCGTGCAGGCAGGCGTTACGCCATTGTGGGCATCCTGATTATTTCTGCCGTTATCACCCCAACGCCCGATATGCTTACCATGTGTATTGTGAGCGTACCACTGTTTATATTATATGAAGTGGGTATTGTGGTAGCCGGTCGGGTAGAAAAACGTAAGCTAAAAAAGCACAACGAATTAATGCTCAAAAAAGATCAAGATAGTGCTTAACGGAATGCACCAATTGATTTTAACTTATACCAATGAATAAAGATTTAAAAATAGCCATCGGTGCAGACCATGCAGGCTTTACTTATAAGGAGGCGTTGTTAAAATGGCTTCCGCAAATTACCGTTAAAGATTTTGGCACTTTCTCACCCGAGTCTACTGATTACCCTGATTTTGCCCATCCGGTGGCTGCGGCAGTTGAGAGTGGTGAATTTGATTTTGGTATTCTGGTTTGCGGTAGTGCCAATGGTGTAGCCATCACTGCCAATAAACACGCTGGTATACGTGCTGCTATTTGCTGGCAAACCGAACTGGCCAGCTTAGCCCGCAGGCATAATAATGCCAATATTGTATGTATCCCCGAGCGTTTTATTTCGTTGGATGATGCCAAGGCTATCGTCGAAACCTTTTTGTCTACCGAGTTTGAAGGCGGCCGCCATGCAACCCGCGTGGGCAAAATGTCCTGCTAAACTCAGTCACATATTTGTTGCTTATCTGCTATGGCGGGTTTGCTTATCTTGCAGCTTGTAATCGGTTAATTTAAACATGAAGAAGTCTATGTTAAGTAGTGTGGCTTTATTGGCTGCACTTGGGGCATGTGCCCAAAAAAATGCAACTGCCGTTAAATACGCGCAGGTTATCAGCGTTGAAGATGCCAAAAAACAACTCACTATCATTGCCTCGGATGCGATGGAAGGCCGCGAAACCGGCAAACCCGGGGCAGACAGGGCGGCAGCCTATTTAGCAGGCGAGTATAAAAAGATTGGCCTGTTACCTGCTAATAAAGGCTCTTACTTTTTAGATATCCCTTTAACCAATACCATTTTTAACTTCAAATCTTTTGCGGTTAATGGCCATGCGCTAACTTACGGAGCAGATTACACTGTGGCTGGCGGTAATGGTACACAAAATATTAAAGGTGCCGAAGTAGTATTTGTAGGTTATGGTACTGAGGCTGAAGTTGGCAGCGCCGACCTGACCGGTAAAATTGTAATGGTGATAGGCGAACCTAAACCGGGCACCCCTGCACCCGACCCTGCCCAGCAACGTCGCGGCGGTATGGGGATGATGAGCGCTGTTCGCAGCAAAAGCCCGGCTTTAATACTGTCAGTAAACACTGTACGTCCGGGTATGGGCGGCAAAACAGCCGAGCGTATGAGCCTAAAGCGTGATGCACAGCCAGGACAACGCCCAGGTGAAGGTGCTTTAATACCTAATAACGGACAGGGAGCCAATAC harbors:
- a CDS encoding DUF177 domain-containing protein; amino-acid sequence: MKSLKTYSIPFTGLKLGKHEFDYVVDNEFFKEFDYSLVKKANLQCKVELDKQETMLILNFHIHGTIDLACDRCLSEYPQPVDIHEQQVAKFSEEEIDEDEEIITLTKNDTEINIAGLMYEYINVAVPFIANCGSEGDTPYCDKDMLDRLDKLSGGDEQEKSDDPRWDALKKLK
- the rpmF gene encoding 50S ribosomal protein L32, with amino-acid sequence MPNPKRKFSKSRTAKRRTHYKAEAPSLTTCATTGAVHLPHRAYTVDGNLYYNGKVLIEKAATV
- the plsX gene encoding phosphate acyltransferase PlsX, translating into MKIGLDIMGGDYAPKAAVLGAVEAYKALPEQQKLVLVGDKEIAVSILQENGFNPDHFEYVHTTEVIGMGEHPTKAITQKPDSSIAQGFKLLKEGHIQAFSSAGNTGAMLVGAMFSVKTIPGVIRPAMTAIVPKLKGGLGILLDVGANADCKPETLLQFGVLGSLFGQHVYNLDNPKVALMNIGEEEEKGNMLCQATYPLMKDTARFNFVGNVEGRDLFGDAADVFVCDGFTGNVIVKMAESYYVIARKKGINDEFFDRFNYEQYGGSPILGVNAPVVVGHGISSPEAIKNMVLLSRNMVESNLVEKIKQAFV
- a CDS encoding beta-ketoacyl-ACP synthase III, yielding MHKLQAAITAVHGYAPDYILTNHELEALVDTNDEWITTRTGIKERRILKGEGTATSDLAVPAVNGLLKKRGISAEEIDLIIFCTTTPDMPFPATANILADKIGAKNAWGYDLQAACSGFVFGLATGAAFIESGKHKKVLVVGGDKMSSIIDYQDRATCIIFGDGCGAALLEPNTEGYGVVDSVLKSDGSGREFLNMKAGGSLRPATHETVSGREHYAFQEGKTVFKFAVTNMANVAAEIMERNNLVADDVAWLVPHQANKRIIDATASRMGISDEKVVINIERYGNTTNGTIPLCLWEWESKFKKGDNIVLAAFGGGFTWGSLYLKWAY
- the accB gene encoding acetyl-CoA carboxylase biotin carboxyl carrier protein codes for the protein MDIKQIQDLIRFVSKSGVNEVSIEQNEFKITIKTNQAPTVVNATLPVAQPVSAMPAAAAVTVPASAQAEAPVADDTSKYITIKSPMIGTFYRSSTPDKPSFVNVGDEISNGSVLCIIEAMKLFNEIESEVSGRVVKVLVDNSSPVEYDQPLFLVEPM
- the accC gene encoding acetyl-CoA carboxylase biotin carboxylase subunit codes for the protein MFKKILIANRGEIALRIIRTCKEMGIKTVAVYSTADRDSLHVRFADEAVCIGPPASRDSYLNIPNIISAAEVTNADAIHPGYGFLSENAKFSAICAEYGIKFIGATADQINDMGDKAAAKATMKKAGVPTIPGSEGLLSDVKEGIQVANKIGYPIILKATAGGGGRGMRIVWNDLDFEPAWDSARAEAGAAFGNDGIYLEKYVEDPRHIEIQVVGDQYGRVCHLSERDCSIQRRHQKLVEESPSPFMTEKLRRKMGEAAVKGAKAVRYEGAGTIEFLVDKHHNFYFMEMNTRIQVEHPVTEEVINVDLIKEQIKVAAGTPISGKNYEPTMHAIECRINAEDPFNNFRPSPGKITNFHSPGGHGVRVDTHVYSGYVIPPNYDSMIAKLICVAQTREEALNTMERALSEFVIEGIKTTIPFHLQLLKDPNFRAGNFTTKFMETFEIAE
- the tatC gene encoding twin-arginine translocase subunit TatC, whose protein sequence is MSDNKIVKAIKEKSKDLEVEMSFFDHIEVLRWHLIRSCIAILVFTILAFVYYDWVFDTVIMGPKKPDFWTYRMLCKLGDYLHRPGFCITKIPGKIINTEMAGQFTLEINSALIIGITLGFPYLLWEIWRFIKPALHESERKAASGFVLYASLLFILGILFGYYIIAPESISFLANLSVSDQIENTFTVDSYLSSVATLTLATGVVFQLPMIVHILSSIGLLTPKLMRAGRRYAIVGILIISAVITPTPDMLTMCIVSVPLFILYEVGIVVAGRVEKRKLKKHNELMLKKDQDSA
- the rpiB gene encoding ribose 5-phosphate isomerase B — encoded protein: MNKDLKIAIGADHAGFTYKEALLKWLPQITVKDFGTFSPESTDYPDFAHPVAAAVESGEFDFGILVCGSANGVAITANKHAGIRAAICWQTELASLARRHNNANIVCIPERFISLDDAKAIVETFLSTEFEGGRHATRVGKMSC